acaaTGACCAATCACCTCCTCAAGACTGAGAACAACAGTGCCTAAACACCACTTTCAATGTTCCATTAAGGCAGTTTCAGTTTCTGACAGTGGAGctgcaagaaaattaaagaaatttatcTGTGACAAAGTCGTTATTGAGAAAAGGGTATTGGGGAAaatagagaaaagaaaagaaacaataGCAACACAACAAAAAACAAAaggttttaataaataaataaatatactcTTACCCATCAGTATAACTCATGAAGGCTGTGCAAattcaatttctttctttttttttttttttgtgggggGGGGAGTTGTGTGTTTGGGGGGGAGGGTGGGAagggacagagagagagagagagagggagagagagcagCCGAGTAAACAATGGGAGAGAATCTATTTTAGTACAGATCCTCAGATTTCTACATCAACCTCTTTTATTAACTTTGCCAAGAATTTCAAGGTTGGACCCAACAAGTTATCCTGGGATGTATATGGTAGGTCTTCAGACAAACTAACCAAACCAGTTCATTCACACGCACCCACGGGCAGGCGCAAGAGAAAGTGAGGGATCACAAATTAACCATCCAAGTTTCTGTAGATTTTGAAATGcaataatattaaagaaaatCTAAACATAATTGATCTATGGTGTGAATAACCTGACGTGCCAATGCAAAAGACATCAAGCATGCTAGCTTAGAACAAAAAGAATTTTATGTTTGAAGCTCTAAAAATATCAATGCAAATTGCACACAAAATACAAATACATTTGACAGTAATAAGATCTTAAACAGATAATGAACTATACATACAGAAGCATGACTTGCAGTATAGCAACATACCAAGTAAATCTTCATATGAATCTGTTAATAGGGATGTGTCCATTAGCAAAGGAGGTGAGAAGACCTGATCATGTGATTCCTCAATATCATAAAAAGGCCTGTGCCCACCAGACATTGCACCATTTGAGCCAGCAGCCGAAAGAAAGCCATTTACATGGTTGTAATCAGTAATAGAATCCAAATCATTTAAAATGTCTGGTATATCATTGTAATTCCCAACTTGACCACCAGGAGCATGATTCTCAAGCAAAGCAGTGTCCTTTTGAGATGTAAGCAATCTTTCACTCCTCCTTGAAGCTACTTTGTTTTCTAGGTCCAGGGAAGAAAATCTAGTTGCTGATAGAGGTAAAAAGAAGTGCTCAGAAATTTCATCAGTGTGACTGTCTCGAGATGATTCTGAATTCAAGGATTGTCGGGTAGAAAGCGCTGCTTCTCTTACAGATCTTTTTAAGTTTTGAACATAAGAATTATCACTATCTACAAACACAAAGAATTAAGAGTCAATCTCCTCCTGAAGCTCTTATAAGACAATTTTTTAGTAACAGAAAAATCCCACAAGCACAGATGCATGCAGATTGCAGAAGGCTATGAAGTAAGTGGCAAAAAGCTGCATCAAACCTTGTGGTGTATTATCTAATCGACTATTTGACAAAGGCTGGTCCAGAGAGTTCCTTTCAGACATATTTTCCATCTGGTTGATTTGGGGAGCTACAGTTTGTCTCTTTTGCATGTTTCCACCTTTTCCTGAAGAATTTGGGGTCAAACTGAATAACTGTGGCAGTTTTAAAGCAGGGGGACTAGCAGACACCTTGTCAAGATGAACAGCGGACATTTTTGAGGTCACCTCAGCAACATCATCTGAGCTACTTTCCTAATAATTCCAAAATAAAAATCAGTTCCATAGAAGGAATTCACTAGTTTGGCCGAAACAATCGTCTGCCAAACAATTACCAGGGTCCTTCCACTGCTCTGAGCCTGTGTAGGTGATGTTGCTCGGCCACGATGCTTGGGCATGGGTGGAAGGCTGGAGGATATATTATTTACCTTCTCTGTACACTCAGCTATTGACTTTTGTATTGCTGGAGCAACTTCCTTGAGTTGATTTATAAGCACCTGTACAGAAAAGTATTTAAATGGGATAATTCCTCAACATGCCATCAGGCAAATAAGAAACCATGGTGATCTACAGAACATTAATGCAGGTGTCACAGCTGCACTTCAAGCGCAATTTAGAACCATAACCTAaaaccaaattattacaacagaTATCAAGTGATTGGCAAGAAAATATCCTTCACCTATCTCATGAACAAAAATGTGTTGCCAGTTGCTCAACAGAAATTACCAGAATGCACTCAAAATATTTGCCTAACACAATACCTTAACCATTTATATCAACCCTTAAAATGAACACAATTCTTGCAAAATGCAAGGAAAGGCCTTCTCTCAGTTCCTAAATCCTACTTACTAAATATAGGAACTCAAAAGGAAACACACAATCAAAAACAAACTACAGTAGTTCAATAAATTTTTAGCTCCAAATGGTGACTACAGAAAAAGCAAGAATTTTACTGTTGCTAGATATAGCAGTAGAACTTTGAAATTCTTTACTATAATGACCACAGAGAATCAGCAATCATAATATATAaggttctaaaatttaaaatctatAACAATATCTTAGTGACAAATCAACATGCAACTAACATGAAGTCCCCTCACATTTTGAGCAGTAATCATGGTGTGATATCCTTGCTTCATGAATGCAAGGGCAGAAGCTCAAAGAATGAGTAATTAACTATCATGTTATGACACAAATAACAGGAAAACAAGATAGAGAATATATCTGTTCAAATGTCAAATATTTTCAAATGTTTTAGCACAACATCCAGTGGAAAAAAATAACTGAAACCATTCAACTTCAAGTTGGTGTTCTTCAGGTTTTTACAGGAAACTCATCACTTATGTAAACAGAATATCCCATTACCTGAAAACTAGCCAGGTGTTGCTGATGTTCTGCAAGAGTTGCAGCTAAAGACTCAGCATGACCACTTGTACCACCATCGTGTGCACTTCGCAACAAATCTGGACCTTCTCCATCATTAGCTTTGGCCTGGAAAACAAATGTTGCTCAATAGGCAATAGCACTTCATTAAATAATCAATGTTAGCAAATTCCAATAATATTCAATCATTCTTAAACACATAACTTATGCAGTTCGTTACCCTGCCCTTTTTCTACACAAATCTGGTAATCCAACTTTTAATGGGAAAAGTATTAATTCTGTTAACGTTAATGAGTAACAAGATAAACTTTGTGCTAGTGAATCACCAAATGGGCATCCCATGCTCTATGAGGATCAACAAAAGATTGCATTCACACAAACATCAAAGAGCCTGTCTCACGATGCAAAGGAGGTAAAAAGGTAGAAATGCTTTTGAATGAAATCTTCCTAAATAGAATGCAATATTTACCttcaattttctataaaaattagtGCATGTCAACcacattattataaattaaaatacctCAATCTGAGTTCAAGATAAGAAATTAGTACTGCAAAAAAATTTTACTGGAAGTAACTAGTTCACTTCAATATATATATTGCACTGCATCACAAATTCACAACAAGGATATTTACTTCACCTATCAACTCAAACTCACCATAGCACAAATATCAATTAAAGTATAATTTTAAAGAAATGAATTCCAAAATACACACCAAATTCATGATTTATATTTTCACAGGGAAACAAAGCCACAGCACATATGTCATGGAGGACATGCAATGGCATGCAGAAAAAGTAAACTTTTACAGATAAGTGAATTACCAATTTAAATAACAAAGCTTATGACCACACACActgggggaaaaaaaaaaaaagagaaaccaTACCAGATGAAGCGACTGTTTGTGAATTCGCTGCAATGCATGTGTCCAACGCCTAATAATTTCTGCTACATCAACAGAGGGATGGACTCTACCGCCTCTATCATCAACCCAAGAATGTGTGTCGTCATTTACTTGTAGATGGGATGAATCTAAATTGTTCTTCAGCTTTTCCCTATTTACATTTAGATTAGACCCGTCACTTTGTTCTTTGTCATTTAAATGTGTATCAGAAAGAGGAACTTGAGAACTCTGATCCATAGCCGAAAGCAATGATGATCCAGAGATGCGGTATCTGTAAAGAGAATAATATGCATGAAGATTTTAAATGGATAATTAGCATCTCAAGCATTTAAAATGATATCTAACAGTAATTACCTATGCTCCCGATGAGCTATTAGGTCCTCAATTGGGCCCGAAGCAAGAACTTCATGCTGACCTATAAAAGGAGAACATATATTCAGGCATATTCAATGACGTAATTGGAATAAAACAGAATTAGCATAATTCAATTAGAATGCAaaatttttttgtaaaaaaaattcaGTTAAAATCAATTTAAGCCAATATAATATCTTAGGAAGGATAACTATCATTTTGTCTCTTATGCCTATATTAGGATCCCGATTTTCTCTCCCTAGCCTCGTGATAAAGAATTCCCAAATTATATATCCTCTGATTTGATTTAAGATAGATTTGACATGGTTTCGTTGTGGTTTTGTTGTAAAATCTCCAAAAAGCTAAAGTAAAGTTTTTAAACTGCATTTCGCAACATATAAAAGGTtgtctttaaaaaaaattcaaccaTAATGCCAAACAAATACTAATGTAGTTAAAATTTTGTAGGAAAGGAGAAAAGGAAACTATAATGTTTTTCAACTTACTTTTACGTGCTAATATAGACTCCCACAAGCGAGTAGCCTTTGAGACTAAGTGAGCATTTTGACTCGAACTTGATACAAGATCATCCCACATTTCTCCTTCCAACTTCACTTTGTTCCTCAAATCATGAAGTTTTTCAAGTTCTTGCTGCAAATAAGCCTAACATCCAAGTTTTGCACAGAAAAaaagtgaagaaaaaaaaaactcagtTGCTATCAGCTGAAACTTTCGCAAGAATGTCAAGGAATTTCCCCTTTACCTCTTCAGCACAAAGACCACGAAACTCTGCAGTCATTTCATGAGCCAAATTGGACCACATTGCCTGCCTCTGCACAGCTGTTTCTGCATTTTGAAGAAACCTCCTTCTTTCAAGTGCTATTCTAGCCTGTTTAAGATAGGAGTTTCAAATCACTGCTACTGAAATTCAAGCAAAAACTTCAAGAAATTACCATTAAAGGGAAACATATAGATTCAGTGAAagtaattttgttaataaaagggAATTAAGCTGAAAGACCACAATAAACAGTCAAACTATTTTCCTAAACATTGTCCAGCCCATGGTTGTCATAATTATTAAAGGCGTGCCTGGCTCAAGGCTCACCAGGCTCGAACTCTAGCGCCTTATGCGCCTAGTTGTGCACCTTTGTTCCAGGCACAAGGTTCTAGAAAGGCatgcttttttatttttatctttactGAGCACTTTCATTAGCAAAAAGGACAACCACTTAAACTCAAACCAGCAAACCTAATTCAATATATATgccaaaggaaaaaaaagaaaagcatcacatttatttgatttttatgaactttttaaattttttacttttgcgCCTCACCTCGCTCAGGCGCGCACCTGAGCCTTGCGCCTTGCGCCTAGGCTCCAGGATTCCTTAGCGCCTTAAtgcgccttgagcctttaataactatgatgGTTGTACACAGAAAAATGCACAAAGTAGCAGCACCAAGAAGTCAAAAAGGATAACAACTTCTACAACAGGTAATTTGCACACCAAACAGATATAATGCCACAGAAAAACACACTCATCTTCCGATTTGTATTCAAAAAGGCACATAATAAGAAGTCTAGCACTTCAATGGAGAAAAACTAGAACTTGGAAATTTGAGATGTTAGTCCTTTTTTGGGTCTTTTTAGATCATGCCCATATTAGAGCTCAAAATTACTTTATTTGTAAATTTAAACAATTTCAATATCACAACCTTGAACATCCCATGCCATTGactaaaattgatttgtgatgcTTTTCTCTTTTTAACACAAGGTAAACAAATCACATAATTTTTATTACCTTCGTTACAGGAAGCAGTGTAGCTGCATGCTGAAAGGCTACATCAGTTAGGGAAGCAGGCAGTGGGTTGGAAGCTACATCAGAAGGAAATGTCCGTCTATGAACCTCCCGCAGAGCATGCAAAGAAAGTTGCCATAAAAGCTCAACAAATCTGCAGTAACATTGGAAGttcattacataaataaaaaattgaCTTTGCTAGAATGCATAattattaactaattaaacatgttAAAAAATTCACAACAATCAGCATCTAAGTTCAAATTTCATGACTTCTATGCACACAAATTTCTCAAGTTTTTTCACCCACATGCAAAACCCAAGCAGTCTAGATACACAGTGTACATGTTAACCATGACTTTTGTTACTGCTTTTCATTGAGAAACAATAGTTTACATGGTCAGTTGGGCTATACGCAGAAAATAATTCCTCATAGGTCATAGCATTCTCATGAATTCATAGATAAAGGCAATTTTCTACACATTGGTTTGGCTCTTTGTTTCCCTGAAGCCAAAATTACCCGACTCCTACTCTGGTTCGCCTTGTCCAAGACAGAAAAACTTTTTAATAATCCTTAACTTCCCATCTTGCACTATGAGAACTAAAACCTCTACTTAGAAGAATAAGATATGCTGAACAAGCATGAAGAGTAACATTCATATCTGCATTTGCATTTATATGCACTATCGTcgcaaccaaatgcaaattcactTACAGACATAGAAGACAACAACAGATATCACAAGAACCCACCTTGGTCCACAGCAAGTAGCAAGCGATGAAACCCTCGAATTGCTCCTTGGAAGTGCCCCTTGAGATTCGAGCTCACTGATAATCCCTTGGACAACCTAACCACCAAAAAAAAACTTCCAATTCAATTCCAATACAAAACGAAATCTAAATCGAATCAAAACACAAAAAAACCAAATTAAAATTCTCAGAACCAACATAAACAAAATTCAATCGAATAGAACTCTTCACGTAAAACCGTAACCTCACCTTACGAAAATCACGCGACTGTGCAGAATCGAAAATCGGCCACACCTTATCGAAATCCTGAGAGATCGCAGCATTAGCAACACAACGAAACGAACAAACACTAGTACCAAACAAAAACGCATAAAATTAAAACAGAAATTCCTGTACATATGCAGGCTTGAAAGGAGGAAAATGCATACTTTGGCTGATTGAACGGGGCCACGAAGGGAGGAGAGGATGAAATAGAGGAGCTGCTCGCCCAATTTAGGGTTGGAGTGGCGGAATAGCCCGACCCTAGGAGAGCCGTTGGACGCTCCGAGTCCGATAATGTTCGGATCCAGACCTAAAAGCAAGCAATTGGTGTACATTGCGCTTTCTAGctctatctctctctccttctctctgtcCATCGTCATCTAAATTTCGTCCTCTGCTCTCTCTATAGGTTTCTCCTTCTGCTCCTCCCCTCTCTGTCCTGTCTGCTTTGCCTCttctgatttctttttttttttttttgcgatTTCTTTACTTCGATTTAAATTTTCTCAAAAATGGAGGTCCCTGGGGAGCTTCTTAATTACGTGATGGACCCGAGTAATTGCCAGCGAATTGGggcaattttttattttaagaaacTTGTGGGGCATTGTTTGGAGTCTTACTTTTGAAATTGGGTCCGGAAGGATAAAGCCCCGTAATGGGAATCACGTTTCTGCGAATTTGAAATGAGAGAGGAGAAGAGAAGAAAGACGCTTCTAAGGTATGTTTAACATTAAAAAGCATTTttctaaaatatattaattagaaattattaaaaatataataaaaaatataaatatatatatttgtttaaaataaaaaaaaataattttttaatttagaattactataaaatatatttaaaatttatatatatatattatttattttatagtaatatgattgatatttttaaataattattaattttaattgttgaCAATGTTATAATATAACGttgattataaaaaaaattattaattatcattTGAAAAGAgggtttttttttaataattatattttaaaaaataaaaaataaataaaaatcttcCAAAAAATTGTTTCAGACATAACGTGGGCCCGGATTACGCTGTTGCCGAAAACAGGCCAAATTCTAATCGTTTAGGTGTCATTATCTTATGACTTGGGATGGTAATTCAATGCGTCGGAGTCTACTCTATCACtatctttttatatttttaatgatgttttatttaattgttgatataaaaaaagagataatttagaataaattatttttaaaaatatctttaaattataaattataatctaattatatactttataataaattttaaattaaaataatatggcGCAAACTTTATAAGTGTATGCTCAATAATGTttaatgtaatattatttataattatcttTTACTGTAACAATTTTAATGACGGTAAATGTGTatgttaattataatattaaaacagTGTTTAAATTTATAACTTTAAAAAAATTTGTTTATTGAATGTATATTTAAAATGATGTTATTGTAAATTATTCAAAATcgattcttcttcttcaaactctATACTACAATTCTTTAAAACACACCATTTTTTACACATCTATTTATGTAATACATAAAACCAAATTCCATTTTTTCATCACAACTGAAAAATTTATTCccattttcttctttatttttccatcACAGCTAAAGCTTCTTCCCCTCTTCTATTTTtccatcacaattcaaagttTCTTCCcccttttcttctttatttttccatcACATCCAGAGTTCTTCTTCTTGTTTGAAGACCCACATGCACAAATCCTATTCTCTGTCCTCATTGATCTTATTCACAATTCCTCAatgtcccttcacaaaccttcactCATCCTGTCGGCTAGAAGACAATCTCTTGGCTTGATGACCGGAAGACGAACATGCATTGGCTTTTCCTCAGAGACCCACATGATACATTGTTCAGATGCTTCGACTTCACCCATGATTCATATGGACGAGGCTCATTCATATCGTTACTCCATAGCTACTTATTTGAGTTGGTACTTTGGTTGCATGCTTGGTTTTGAAAATATGAGATTGTTGATGGTTAATTACTTTGTTGATTATACTCTATGTCTCCAGACACTGTCTattgaatcttttttttttttggtctattttgttaattgtttgattGTTTATGTTGTTGATGGattttatttgtattattatGGTTTTGCTTGATGGAGATTTtgtttgatgggttattgttgattGCTTGCAAAAATTTGAATGGTTGAAAATGTAACCCTATTTATGTGGATTGAAGCATTGTGAATAAGATTTTGCAAAGCTTGGAGAACTGATTGATTGTAACATTACTGAATTTTGGATACCATGGCATGTGCACATTGATATTGATATGATACATGAGGTGAGATACTaactgaagatggcccttttgaaatatattttatttatgataTTATGGATGGCATGTACACAGTGATTTGATTCGATCTCTGGTGAGGtgagaggaaaattgaagatggcccttacggatttgTCTTGCATGATACCGGTGAGAATAACAATAAGTGAACAATTGTGCTTTAAAGAGGGAAGTTTAtgcataaatgaattaaaaagaaattGTTTACTACAATTGATTTATACTTTTATGTTTCCTTTTTAGGGAAGTTGAATATCTATTtccataattttatattttatttatatgtaattaaaaataaatatatattatactaataaattttaactaagtaatgctataataatatttatagctGTGAAATTTCGAGTTTGAGTTTTCATCAAACCTAattatactaaaaaaataaatatatacctTACATGTATATCAACTTGAGACAGAAAATATAGCATATGCTTGATCTTACATAATAAAAAAGattcatattttgcattttttttaattgtttagtcTTATGGAATTTAATCTCTAATCAGAATTaattgtattaaaaaataattaataattattgattAATATTGTGTAATGTTAGATGTATTTCTTtttgtcattttttttaattattaatatatatatataggagcaAGGGTTTAAacaaaaatatatagaaaaaatttattaGGATTATAAAAACTAAAAGATTTAATATTCCATTTGGCCCCAGAAGAATTGTAATTGAGGCTGAAAATGGAATTTAGTCCCTCAAATTTCAATCGTGGCAATTAGCTACCTACATaattgatttaaaaataataataataaaatctttGGAATTGGGCAACAAACACAGACATGCCTCTTTCATTTTTTAAATAAGCAATTAAtcaataatttttatttcaaGTCTTTTGGAATTATAGAAAACTGgtatgggttttttttttttttacattttttatgatacttgtcacgacccaacttatgtgctggaccggcactaggacctgggccagcttaaagctcctgaggcccgtagtaagcctaactattcttaacccatgactaggcccacaatttaggccaaatatacatataaaataatttaaattaaactgttataattgtaGTTTGAGCCAACTTAatccagtaattatcagaaactaaaattaagggagcctagctcaaccctgttacctcatttacaactatttaaaactcataaaaaaaatttcatttgttaatacaaaaacttaaattcatgcagtcactaacaggcttaatgctactactaacACATGTaaagtcctaaattacaaatttggagaataataatacaattaagtaatcttttcataacctgtgAGGAAAgaaacaggttattctgaaaaaggtctcctccaatagcttggaaaaatatggtgaacaggagtgagcgttagagagtaaaatatcaattgtaaccataatctctatagctatctaaaactaatgcaccctgtggagtgaaatgcaacaacgtcaatattttcacatcataatagcaaaaagataATCTGGACACACCCgataaggtcaaacaatacatatatgggagttgatccccctatacagccctcttaatccaacctgtgccagcgaagaactcaagcttgactttcgcttaataaaccaaatcggggtcccagcgaagaactcaagccgtgtctaccccgaaggaccgggtctcaGCGAAGATCGCagaccgtgtctacccgtcctgtccatagctaaTACCATACCaaacgcacgccaactcacgcacactactctaaattaccacaataacatccatggcactttaataattatgaatgcaacataaaatatgcctagtgtttaactacataaatacatatttataagtgatgcatgggcatgcttgaacatataataatatcgaaattacaattaaaattaatattttactcacagtacaccgaagaCTACTGCGACTGCTGGATGGAAgaaaatagctgacatcgatcacctaataattaaattataaatttattagtactaagtcaaaataaaactctaaagaggcaacagacagcctaattcatgccagaAATTCGGCAgaatttcccctatacctgggacatACTCAACATgtaaaaaaggctcaaataacacttctaaattcaactcatatctcatcatcattatatggcccttcATGGGCCATCaaaaccaagcaatactcaaaactttaaaaattatgttttagtccctataattgatattttgtaaaaattcactcaaataagctttaaaaattttaaaattttgccccgctgtccttaataatattataaggctattgcaaaataaattgtaattttctaatcatccatgaatattttattcaagaatattactcaatttcataagtttccaacagctaacatattcttaattcgatcaaattcaatattcacatatttaaacctccatcctcaagcttcaacaaatcatataaaatttaa
The Hevea brasiliensis isolate MT/VB/25A 57/8 chromosome 18, ASM3005281v1, whole genome shotgun sequence genome window above contains:
- the LOC110662886 gene encoding AUGMIN subunit 6 yields the protein MTMDREKEREIELESAMYTNCLLLGLDPNIIGLGASNGSPRVGLFRHSNPKLGEQLLYFILSSLRGPVQSAKDFDKVWPIFDSAQSRDFRKVVQGIISELESQGALPRSNSRVSSLATCCGPRFVELLWQLSLHALREVHRRTFPSDVASNPLPASLTDVAFQHAATLLPVTKARIALERRRFLQNAETAVQRQAMWSNLAHEMTAEFRGLCAEEAYLQQELEKLHDLRNKVKLEGEMWDDLVSSSSQNAHLVSKATRLWESILARKSQHEVLASGPIEDLIAHREHRYRISGSSLLSAMDQSSQVPLSDTHLNDKEQSDGSNLNVNREKLKNNLDSSHLQVNDDTHSWVDDRGGRVHPSVDVAEIIRRWTHALQRIHKQSLHLAKANDGEGPDLLRSAHDGGTSGHAESLAATLAEHQQHLASFQVLINQLKEVAPAIQKSIAECTEKVNNISSSLPPMPKHRGRATSPTQAQSSGRTLESSSDDVAEVTSKMSAVHLDKVSASPPALKLPQLFSLTPNSSGKGGNMQKRQTVAPQINQMENMSERNSLDQPLSNSRLDNTPQDSDNSYVQNLKRSVREAALSTRQSLNSESSRDSHTDEISEHFFLPLSATRFSSLDLENKVASRRSERLLTSQKDTALLENHAPGGQVGNYNDIPDILNDLDSITDYNHVNGFLSAAGSNGAMSGGHRPFYDIEESHDQVFSPPLLMDTSLLTDSYEDLLAPLSETETALMEH